One stretch of Acholeplasma laidlawii PG-8A DNA includes these proteins:
- a CDS encoding PqqD family protein — protein MKLKKDYILKTVAGEHIVVPIGVEATKFHGMITLNETGKFLFENLKEETTEEILIMKLLESYDVTPSRAKTDVDKFLGLLKKHNLFDN, from the coding sequence ATGAAATTAAAAAAAGATTATATTTTAAAAACTGTTGCTGGTGAACATATTGTAGTACCTATAGGTGTTGAGGCAACTAAATTTCATGGCATGATTACATTAAATGAAACAGGTAAGTTTTTATTTGAAAACTTAAAAGAAGAAACAACAGAAGAAATACTTATCATGAAACTACTTGAAAGTTATGATGTGACACCTTCTCGTGCTAAAACAGATGTTGATAAGTTTCTTGGGTTACTAAAGAAACACAATTTATTTGATAATTAA